One segment of Streptomyces sp. YIM 121038 DNA contains the following:
- a CDS encoding thymidylate synthase, with amino-acid sequence MADTQYEDLLRLVLTSGTAKADRTGTGTRSVFGHQLRYDLSQGFPLVTTKKVHLRSIVYELLWFLRGDSNVGWLQENKVTIWDEWAGPNGELGPVYGVQWRSWPAPDGRHIDQISEVLDTLRRDPDSRRMIVSAWNVAELDKMALAPCHAFFQFYVADGKLSCQLYQRSADLFLGVPFNIASYALLTHMVAQQVGLEPGDFIWTGGDCHIYDNHVEQVTEQLSRTPYAFPRLRLRQADSLFDYAYADVEVLDYQHHPAIKAPVAV; translated from the coding sequence GTGGCGGACACCCAGTACGAAGACCTGTTGCGGCTAGTGCTCACCTCCGGGACGGCGAAGGCCGACCGGACGGGCACGGGCACCCGAAGTGTCTTCGGGCACCAACTGCGCTACGACCTCTCGCAGGGGTTCCCGCTGGTCACCACCAAGAAGGTGCACCTGCGCTCCATCGTGTACGAGCTGCTGTGGTTCCTGCGCGGCGACTCGAACGTCGGCTGGCTCCAGGAGAACAAGGTCACCATCTGGGACGAGTGGGCCGGTCCGAACGGCGAGCTCGGTCCGGTGTACGGCGTCCAGTGGCGTTCCTGGCCCGCGCCGGACGGCAGGCACATCGACCAGATCAGCGAGGTCCTCGACACGCTGCGCCGGGATCCGGACTCCCGCCGCATGATCGTCTCCGCGTGGAACGTCGCCGAGCTCGACAAGATGGCCCTCGCCCCGTGCCACGCCTTCTTCCAGTTCTACGTCGCCGACGGCAAGCTCTCCTGCCAGCTGTACCAGCGCAGCGCGGACCTGTTCCTCGGCGTCCCGTTCAACATCGCCAGCTACGCCCTGCTCACGCACATGGTGGCGCAGCAGGTCGGCCTCGAACCGGGTGACTTCATCTGGACCGGCGGCGACTGCCACATCTACGACAACCACGTGGAGCAGGTGACCGAGCAGCTCTCGCGCACCCCGTACGCGTTCCCCCGGCTGCGGCTGCGACAGGCCGATTCGCTCTTCGACTACGCCTACGCCGACGTGGAGGTGCTCGACTACCAGCACCACCCGGCCATCAAGGCTCCGGTCGCGGTATGA
- a CDS encoding dihydrofolate reductase → MHVGLIWAQTREGVIGAGNAIPWRLPEDMAHFKATTLGHPVVMGRKTWDSLPPRFRPLPGRRNVVVTRDPHWAAEGADRAGSVAEALERAAEPLDSVTPVAAWVIGGGEIYRAALEFATTLSVTEIDTVVAGDTYAPTPDPTWSVTEDKGWQSSTTGLRYRIRTYTR, encoded by the coding sequence ATGCACGTCGGGCTGATCTGGGCCCAGACCCGCGAGGGCGTGATCGGCGCGGGCAACGCCATTCCGTGGCGCCTGCCGGAGGACATGGCGCACTTCAAGGCCACCACGCTCGGTCATCCCGTGGTGATGGGCCGCAAGACGTGGGACTCGCTGCCGCCGCGCTTCCGCCCGCTGCCCGGCAGGCGCAACGTCGTGGTGACGCGCGATCCGCACTGGGCCGCCGAGGGCGCGGACCGCGCCGGGTCCGTCGCCGAGGCCCTGGAGCGCGCGGCCGAGCCGCTGGACTCGGTGACCCCCGTCGCGGCCTGGGTCATCGGCGGCGGGGAGATCTACCGGGCGGCCCTGGAATTCGCCACGACGCTCTCGGTGACGGAGATCGACACGGTGGTGGCCGGCGACACCTACGCCCCGACCCCGGACCCGACGTGGAGCGTCACCGAGGACAAGGGCTGGCAGTCCTCCACGACGGGCCTGCGCTACCGCATCCGCACCTACACTCGGTAA